CGCGGCGTTGGACGGAGACGGCCTGTACGAATTCTACGCTCAGGCCGTGGACTATGCCGGAAACAATGAAACCGCCCCCGCGGGCAACGAGACATGGACGATAGTGGATTCGGCCCCACCAGTATCCAGCGTCGAGCCGCTGCCTGAGTACACTCTCACAGAGAACTTCAACATAACTGAGATAGTCAGCGATGCTGGGGGGATCTACTACATCACGCTTTACTACAGGCTGAACGGCGGCACGTACATCCCACTGTGGGTCAATTCGACGGCAGCATATCAGGAGACGCTCAACTCCGCCCAGCTCGGCGGGGACGGGAGCTATGACTTCTACACTGTCGCCGTCGATGTTGCGGGCAATGTGGAGTCCGTACCCTCAGTTCCCGACACAACGACATTCGTAGACACTCAAGCGCCCAATGTGACAATCGTCGCACCGACTCCGAACAAGGTGATCGGACAGACATCGATAACCATCAACTGGACCGGGTACGACACCGGGTCAGGGGTCAAGGGATACATGATCAGGGTCGATGGAGGGGCGTGGGCTGATGTCGGGATGAACCTGTCCTACAACTACACGAACCTGGCGTTCGGATCACACACCGTCTCCGTCAACGTCTCCGATATGGCAGGTCATTGGGGGATAGCCACCGTCAGCGTCCTGGTGGACACGAGGCAGCCCGAACTCATCATAACGACCCCGACAGCCGACGAGGTGATCGAACACGAGAACGTGACCGTCACCTGGATCACGACGGACCTAGAGAGCGGCATCGCACGCATACAAGTCTCACTGGACCATGGAGCGTTCTACGATGTGGCTATAGGCAACTCGACCGTGCTCACATATCTCAAGAACGGATTGCACGATGTGACGGTCAGGACCACGGACGGAGTGGGCAACTACAGGGATGTGACCGTAAGCTTCACTGTGCAGTTGGAGAAGGAGCAAGGAGGAGGCATAAGCGCGTTGACCATTGGTGCGATCGCGATAGTGACCATCGCGCTGATAGTGGCCGCGCTCATGATACTGAGACGGAAGAAGCCGACACAGACACCTGGACCGGACAAGGAACAGACCAAGAAGACCTAGACGACCGAAACCCTAGGAACAGTGAAGGCTGATCCTTCACCGGAATCGTCCTTGTCAGGACCGACGCTCAGAACAGCAGCACGGGCTTGCTCGGCCGGAGTGAGTACTTCTTGCACTTGAAGCAGTACCATTCGTTGTACTCCGGGATGAACTTCATGACCTCTTTGCAGGCCGGGCAGTCCTTCTTCTCACCCGCGTCCAAAGGCACCCCGCCGAATCCCTTAGGAGCGTACTCTTTGCACTTGAAGCAATAATGTCTCGAGTACTTCTCGACCCATTTGACCGGGTCGCCGCACTTGGGACACGCCAGCACCTTGGGCTTGGGGGCAGGCTTCGCTGGCTCTGCCTTCTTCTGCGACCTGAGCGGGTACTTCTTGCAGGAGTGGCAGTAGTACTCCCCGTAATTCTCTACGAACTTCATCTCTCCTGCACAGTCAGGACACTTCTTCGCAACCCTCTCTTCCTTGACCACGCTAGTAGGGAGCTTTGGGGCCTCATCCTTAGGAGCGTACTTCCTGCAGCCGTAGCAGTAGTGCCTCTGGTACTTCTCTATGAACTTAAGGGGCTGCCTGCACGACGGACACATCCTTATTTCCGCTGGCTTGGGCTCCGGCTCAGGTGCGATCTCGGGTTCCTTGGCAGACTCGGACACGATAGGGACGACTTCAGGCTTGACCTCCAAAACCGGCTGCACCGGCTCAGAGGCCTTGTCCGTAACTGGGGCGCTGACGACGTCCAGCAGGATCTGGGCCTCGTTCGGCTTGGGCTCCTCCTTCTCCTCTGCAACGACCTCGTCCTGGTAAGTCTCGCACATGAAACAATAGAGCCTGCCGTCCTTGAGGTCCTGCAGATCCGCGCCGCAGTTCCTGCACTCGAGCTTCGCCTCTTCCTCCTCGAGTGCCTTCAGCTCGTCAGCGATGGCGGCGGCAGGGTCCACGTGCACCGCCTCGGCGTTGCACTCGTGCTTGTCCTCACCTTCATCTATGTAGGAGTTGCACCCGTAGCAGTACCACTTCTCAATGTGCTCTATGAACGCCGGCTCCTCGCCGCACTTGGGACACTTAGACGCTTCCATTGTCATTCCCATTCCGGTCAGAGACGGGCCCGAGGCCTCTCCTCTGCCTAGGCATTCTACCGGTCAGGAGCGTATATGAATATGTTTTCCTGGGAATCATCCATGATAACACACTGGCTAGACTGGTTCCAATCCTGGCTTTCAGGACGATCTTGTGCGTAGCCTACATGTAGCCGAGCAGGAGAAGACATCGGCCCCCATTGGCCTCATCGGAAGACTGTAGAGGCAGGGTTGACACATGAGAAAGGGAAGGTGCCAATTGGGCTTGAGAAAGGACTACGGGGGCGGCATAGAAGGGTTGCCGCTCCAGCTGCTGATAATGGTGGTGGTAGCTGGGTTGGGGCTCACTATCATCATGGGGTGGATGAACTCTATCGCCGCGCCTCATTCGATCGGAGAGGTGTTCGTCAACCCGTCGGAGATCGTGGTATACGACGAGGATGGCGACGGGGTATATTCCAGAGACGGGGTCGCAATGACCGTCACAGTGACG
This sequence is a window from Candidatus Thermoplasmatota archaeon. Protein-coding genes within it:
- a CDS encoding Ig-like domain-containing protein, which translates into the protein MRKGRCQLGLRKDYGGGIEGLPLQLLIMVVVAGLGLTIIMGWMNSIAAPHSIGEVFVNPSEIVVYDEDGDGVYSRDGVAMTVTVTDQSGDRLEGATVVLEGANIKAGDGGPVRGVTDSHGQLVLTGLTVEQFGSRLTTITVTVAKGDYGIDSGYEIPVIPS